Proteins encoded together in one Kribbella voronezhensis window:
- a CDS encoding CHAD domain-containing protein produces the protein MENPEKLTPESPVGSLVGEALTRGTQRLLRAIAMVENSEDDAIHQVRVSCRRLRSDLKLFRKLLAGDWADKLRTELSWLAASCGEARDLEVIAALVRDNATSEDDPDHLATILTTLTVGLDRAAARSAEAVTGDRTTRLVSTLQTVAARPKLKAKADSPCVEVLPQLLDSARGKFNDAAEKLKPWTSDDDWHEVRLLAKRVRYAADTTASVLGDEAKETAIQAARFQELLGQHQDHCAAADALHLLAKDAAGQSDAGMSFSLGRLIERHRAARKPLREEFLTLYHRP, from the coding sequence GTGGAGAACCCGGAGAAGCTGACGCCCGAATCGCCGGTGGGTTCGCTGGTGGGGGAGGCACTGACCCGGGGTACGCAGCGGCTGTTGCGGGCGATCGCCATGGTGGAGAACTCCGAGGACGACGCGATCCACCAGGTGCGGGTTTCCTGCCGTCGGTTGCGCAGTGATCTCAAGCTGTTCCGGAAGCTGCTGGCCGGCGACTGGGCGGACAAGCTGCGGACCGAGCTGTCCTGGCTGGCCGCCAGTTGCGGCGAAGCTCGCGACCTCGAGGTGATCGCCGCGCTGGTCCGCGACAACGCGACCAGCGAAGACGACCCCGACCATCTGGCGACGATTCTCACCACGCTGACCGTCGGGCTCGACCGGGCCGCGGCGAGATCCGCCGAAGCGGTCACCGGCGATCGCACAACCCGGCTGGTCAGCACATTGCAGACCGTCGCAGCACGGCCCAAGCTCAAAGCAAAGGCCGACAGCCCCTGCGTCGAGGTGCTGCCGCAACTACTCGACTCGGCGCGCGGGAAGTTCAACGACGCGGCCGAGAAGCTGAAGCCCTGGACTTCCGACGACGACTGGCACGAGGTGCGGTTGCTGGCGAAGCGGGTGCGGTACGCCGCCGACACCACCGCCTCCGTGCTCGGGGACGAGGCGAAGGAGACCGCGATCCAGGCGGCGCGATTCCAGGAGCTCCTCGGCCAGCATCAGGATCACTGTGCGGCCGCCGATGCGCTTCACCTCTTGGCCAAGGACGCCGCCGGACAGTCCGATGCGGGGATGTCGTTCTCCCTCGGCCGCCTGATCGAGCGTCATCGCGCGGCCCGCAAGCCGCTCCGCGAGGAGTTCCTGACCCTCTACCACCGGCCGTGA
- a CDS encoding DUF1015 domain-containing protein — MSEATGSVLRLQPLRAWRFVAGKVSALGAVTSPPYDVLEPALVRRLTDSDLHNMVRLILPRDPELGRGRYDEPARRLVGWQRDGIVVQDRRPALYVYEQRLGGATLVGLVGALALDPARKVVLPHENVMQHWVDDRYDLMEATDADLEPILLAYGGGGTASDAVDEARSGVPWLVADTENGAHHRIWRIEDPDKLAAIAAELASREALIADGHHRYAAYLERSRRSPNRPGTDVGLAMLVDNERHPLTLDPIHRVVPGLTLDLVKARTPAGWEVLPGRVEGVPDRIAIFDGTSWVTVQSTQGQVAPTVSLLHEELLPAWGVAVDEISFHHALTDATALAGPTQAAVELVAPRMDQVLRSALRGAVLPQKATSFGPKPRVGLLFRTLS, encoded by the coding sequence ATGTCGGAAGCCACCGGAAGCGTGCTGCGGTTGCAACCACTGCGCGCCTGGCGGTTCGTCGCCGGGAAGGTGAGCGCACTCGGCGCGGTGACGTCGCCGCCGTACGACGTGCTGGAACCCGCCCTGGTCCGGCGGCTGACTGATTCTGATCTGCACAACATGGTGAGGCTCATCCTTCCACGCGATCCCGAGCTCGGTCGCGGCCGGTACGACGAGCCCGCGCGACGGCTGGTGGGCTGGCAGCGCGACGGCATCGTGGTGCAGGATCGCCGGCCCGCGCTGTACGTCTACGAGCAGCGGCTCGGCGGCGCGACCCTGGTGGGTCTGGTCGGCGCGCTGGCTCTCGACCCGGCCCGCAAGGTCGTGCTGCCGCACGAGAACGTGATGCAGCACTGGGTCGACGACCGGTACGACCTGATGGAGGCGACCGACGCCGATCTCGAGCCGATCCTGCTCGCGTACGGCGGTGGCGGTACGGCGAGCGACGCGGTCGACGAGGCACGCTCGGGCGTGCCCTGGCTGGTCGCAGACACCGAGAACGGCGCGCATCACCGGATCTGGCGGATCGAGGACCCGGACAAGCTGGCCGCGATCGCGGCCGAACTCGCGAGCCGCGAAGCCCTGATCGCCGACGGCCACCACCGCTACGCGGCGTACCTGGAACGCTCCCGCCGCTCACCGAACCGCCCCGGCACCGATGTCGGCCTCGCCATGCTGGTCGACAACGAGCGGCACCCGCTCACCCTGGACCCGATCCACCGAGTCGTCCCAGGCCTCACCCTCGACCTGGTCAAGGCCCGTACGCCGGCCGGCTGGGAGGTGCTCCCGGGGCGGGTCGAGGGTGTGCCCGATCGGATCGCCATCTTCGACGGGACTTCCTGGGTCACAGTGCAATCGACGCAGGGTCAAGTGGCACCAACGGTCTCGCTGCTGCACGAGGAACTGCTACCTGCCTGGGGCGTCGCCGTGGACGAGATCTCTTTCCACCACGCGCTCACGGACGCCACTGCGCTGGCAGGGCCCACACAGGCCGCTGTGGAGCTCGTAGCGCCCCGGATGGATCAGGTACTGCGGTCCGCTCTGCGCGGCGCCGTACTGCCCCAGAAGGCCACGTCGTTCGGTCCCAAACCGCGCGTCGGGCTGCTGTTCCGCACGCTCAGCTGA
- a CDS encoding HAD-IIA family hydrolase, whose amino-acid sequence MTRTQESPPPLSACDEPLASRYDVALLDLDGVVYVGPDPVPDAPDHLRKAAKDGMRIGYVTNNASRPASAVAAHLASFGLDVIAEDVVTSAQAAAKLVAGEFPKGSPVLVVGGEGLYVALEEYGLKPVRSSDADPVAVVQGFHPDVNWVMLADGAHAINEGARWYATNLDLTIPTAGGKAPGNGTLVQAVRAAVDVDPIVAGKPEPPLLETSIERLEAERPLMIGDRLDSDIEGANAVGIASLWVATGVHDAHDLAVAPKNQRPTYIAADLGALAEKQAGVTVDGSKHACAGWTAEVVNSAVSVTGEGAPYDGLRAILSAVWAAADGTPKNETKPAAKGASRARRPLPKPAPAAESIAIDAALRKVGLAK is encoded by the coding sequence GTGACGAGAACACAGGAATCGCCTCCACCGCTGTCCGCATGTGACGAACCGCTCGCCAGCCGGTACGACGTGGCGCTGCTCGACCTGGACGGCGTCGTGTACGTCGGCCCGGATCCGGTTCCGGACGCGCCCGACCACCTCCGCAAGGCGGCCAAGGACGGCATGCGGATCGGGTACGTCACGAACAACGCCAGCCGGCCTGCCTCGGCGGTCGCAGCGCACCTGGCGTCGTTCGGGCTGGACGTGATCGCGGAGGACGTGGTGACGTCGGCGCAGGCGGCGGCCAAGCTTGTCGCCGGTGAATTCCCCAAGGGGTCGCCGGTGCTCGTGGTCGGCGGTGAAGGGTTGTACGTCGCGCTGGAGGAGTACGGGCTGAAGCCCGTGCGCAGCAGCGACGCGGACCCGGTCGCCGTCGTCCAAGGCTTCCACCCGGACGTGAACTGGGTGATGCTCGCGGACGGCGCGCACGCGATCAACGAGGGCGCCCGCTGGTACGCGACGAACCTCGACCTGACCATCCCGACGGCAGGCGGCAAAGCACCCGGGAACGGGACACTGGTGCAGGCCGTTCGTGCCGCGGTCGACGTGGACCCGATCGTCGCCGGCAAGCCTGAGCCGCCGCTGCTGGAGACCAGCATCGAGAGGCTGGAAGCCGAACGGCCGTTGATGATCGGCGATCGGCTCGACTCCGACATCGAGGGGGCGAACGCGGTCGGCATCGCCAGTCTGTGGGTCGCCACCGGCGTGCACGACGCTCACGATCTCGCGGTGGCGCCGAAGAACCAGCGGCCGACGTACATCGCCGCCGACCTCGGCGCCTTGGCCGAGAAGCAGGCTGGCGTGACGGTCGACGGGAGCAAGCACGCTTGCGCGGGCTGGACGGCCGAGGTGGTGAACAGCGCCGTCTCGGTGACCGGCGAAGGAGCGCCGTACGACGGTTTGCGGGCGATCCTTTCGGCGGTGTGGGCCGCGGCCGACGGCACTCCGAAGAACGAGACCAAGCCTGCGGCGAAGGGTGCCTCGCGGGCGCGGCGGCCGCTGCCCAAACCGGCGCCGGCGGCGGAGTCCATCGCTATCGACGCGGCCCTGCGGAAGGTCGGACTGGCGAAATAG
- a CDS encoding polyhydroxyalkanoate synthesis protein PhaF, with protein MVMDALRGYVQLANGLTEVTKQRAQQAAKALLQQTGADALTTGLTGKVTELADEIVATSKSNRQLLQAIVANEVEGAVARLGFVRSEEVAALTRRVEGLERELADAKDELAAKGSAATPAAGATSTPAPVKAAVPVKAPKKAPVKKAPVPSPVAKKAPAKKSAVQQAAVKKAAKKAAAKKA; from the coding sequence ATGGTGATGGATGCACTGCGCGGCTATGTACAGCTGGCGAACGGTCTGACCGAGGTGACGAAGCAGCGGGCCCAGCAGGCCGCCAAAGCGCTGCTGCAGCAGACCGGTGCCGACGCGCTGACCACTGGCCTGACCGGCAAGGTGACCGAACTCGCGGACGAGATCGTTGCCACCAGCAAGAGCAACCGCCAGCTGCTTCAGGCGATCGTGGCGAACGAGGTCGAGGGCGCGGTCGCCCGGCTGGGGTTCGTCCGGTCCGAAGAGGTCGCGGCGCTGACCCGGCGGGTCGAGGGGCTGGAACGGGAGCTGGCCGACGCGAAGGACGAGCTGGCAGCGAAGGGTTCGGCGGCGACGCCGGCTGCTGGGGCGACCTCGACGCCGGCTCCGGTGAAGGCTGCCGTTCCGGTGAAGGCACCGAAGAAGGCGCCGGTCAAGAAGGCACCCGTGCCGAGTCCGGTGGCCAAGAAGGCGCCGGCGAAAAAGAGCGCGGTGCAGCAGGCCGCGGTGAAGAAGGCGGCCAAGAAGGCCGCGGCGAAGAAGGCCTGA
- a CDS encoding TlyA family RNA methyltransferase: MAKAVRRSRLDAELVRRGLARSREHASELIAAGKVKVSGTVASKPATGVGADAPILVDTSETDDPGYASRGAHKLVGALEAFTGVQVKGCRCLDAGASTGGFTDVLLRNEAASVIAVDVGYGQLVWALQTDERVTVMDRTNVRTLTLEDIGGVPVDLVVSDLSFISLTLVLPALLGVVTPDGDLVLMVKPQFEVGKERLGKGGVVRDPELRADAVRGVAAKAAELGWGVESVAASPLPGPSGNVEYFLWIRRSAPALDETMLRTAIESGPQ; this comes from the coding sequence GTGGCCAAGGCAGTCAGGCGGTCCCGGCTCGACGCTGAGCTGGTCCGGCGCGGCCTGGCACGGTCCCGGGAGCACGCCAGCGAGCTGATCGCCGCCGGCAAGGTGAAGGTCTCGGGCACGGTCGCGAGCAAGCCTGCCACCGGAGTCGGTGCCGATGCGCCGATCCTCGTGGACACCTCTGAGACCGACGACCCCGGCTACGCCTCGCGCGGTGCCCACAAGCTCGTCGGTGCGCTGGAGGCCTTCACCGGCGTACAGGTGAAGGGCTGTAGGTGTCTGGATGCAGGTGCGTCCACCGGTGGGTTCACTGACGTGCTGCTGCGCAACGAGGCCGCCAGTGTGATCGCTGTCGACGTCGGCTACGGCCAGCTCGTCTGGGCGTTGCAGACCGACGAGCGCGTCACAGTGATGGACCGTACGAACGTCCGGACCCTGACGCTGGAGGACATCGGCGGCGTACCGGTCGACTTGGTCGTCAGCGATCTGAGCTTCATCTCGCTCACCCTGGTGCTGCCGGCACTGCTCGGAGTGGTGACGCCGGACGGTGACCTGGTGCTGATGGTGAAACCGCAGTTCGAGGTCGGCAAGGAGCGGCTGGGCAAGGGCGGCGTAGTGCGGGATCCCGAGTTGCGGGCCGACGCTGTCCGGGGCGTGGCGGCGAAAGCGGCCGAGCTCGGCTGGGGCGTCGAGTCGGTGGCGGCCAGTCCGCTGCCCGGTCCGTCAGGAAATGTCGAATACTTCCTGTGGATACGGCGTTCTGCACCTGCTCTCGATGAGACGATGCTCCGGACCGCTATCGAGAGCGGTCCGCAGTGA
- a CDS encoding NAD kinase, translating into MTGELDVEEVGSPVVEQASDPRRVLLVAHTGREFAVEVAREAHRLLTGAGMVVRLVGEETEALELDPVEIAYDAEKAAQDVELIIVLGGDGSILRGAELARPHGTPVLGVNLGHVGFLAEAEVDDLERIVQVVVDRTYTVEERMTLAVDVWVEDELVFDTWALNEASIEKAAREKMLEVLVAVDGRPLSRWGCDGVVVATPTGSTAYAFSAGGPIVWPEVEAILMVPLSAHALFSRPIVVAPTSKLTVELVAAWHGRGVLWCDGRRMVEVPPGARIEVRRGKMPVRLARAHEASFTDRLVAKFDLPVLGWRGTAELNRRKQSAQEEK; encoded by the coding sequence GTGACCGGAGAGCTGGACGTAGAAGAGGTGGGGAGCCCCGTGGTCGAGCAGGCGTCCGATCCGCGGCGGGTGCTGCTGGTCGCGCACACCGGCCGCGAGTTCGCCGTCGAGGTGGCGCGCGAGGCGCACCGGCTGCTGACCGGCGCGGGCATGGTGGTCCGGCTGGTCGGCGAGGAGACCGAGGCACTGGAGCTGGACCCGGTCGAGATCGCGTACGACGCGGAGAAGGCGGCCCAGGACGTCGAGCTGATCATCGTGCTCGGCGGCGACGGGTCGATCCTGCGCGGCGCCGAGCTGGCCCGGCCGCACGGCACGCCGGTGCTCGGCGTGAACCTGGGACATGTCGGCTTCCTCGCCGAAGCCGAGGTCGACGACCTGGAGCGGATCGTCCAGGTCGTGGTCGACCGGACGTACACGGTCGAGGAGCGGATGACGCTCGCGGTCGACGTCTGGGTCGAGGACGAGCTGGTCTTCGACACCTGGGCACTGAACGAGGCGAGCATCGAGAAGGCCGCCCGGGAGAAGATGCTCGAGGTGCTGGTCGCGGTCGACGGCCGGCCGCTGTCGCGCTGGGGCTGCGACGGAGTCGTGGTCGCGACGCCGACCGGCAGTACGGCGTACGCGTTCTCCGCCGGTGGCCCGATCGTCTGGCCCGAGGTCGAGGCGATCCTGATGGTGCCGCTGAGCGCGCACGCGTTGTTCTCCCGGCCGATCGTGGTGGCGCCGACGTCGAAGCTGACGGTCGAGCTGGTCGCGGCCTGGCACGGGCGCGGGGTGTTGTGGTGCGACGGCCGGCGGATGGTCGAGGTCCCGCCGGGTGCCCGGATCGAGGTCCGGCGCGGCAAGATGCCGGTCCGGCTGGCGCGGGCGCACGAGGCTTCCTTCACCGACCGGCTGGTGGCCAAGTTCGACCTGCCGGTGCTGGGCTGGCGTGGCACGGCCGAGCTGAATCGGCGCAAGCAGAGCGCACAAGAGGAGAAGTAG
- the recN gene encoding DNA repair protein RecN produces the protein MISEIRITGLGVIEDATLELDPGFTAVTGETGAGKTMVVTGVNMLLGGRADSGLVRHGVRRARVEGRARNVPKSIVREAEERGGELDDDDELLIARELSSEGRSRAFLGGASVPVSVLAEVSGDLVAIHGQADQWRLLQPARQRETLDTFAGKAVLVPLGEYASAYKRHREVEAELIELTTRQRDRLAEADLLRFGLDEIAKAEPLPGEDRELAAEEERLAYADGLRTAATTAGDALASDDLDSSRPNDVLGLLSLAKQVLDGEREHDNKLAELADRAGELGYLAADLAGELSSYAADIDTDPARLAVVSERRSLLTGLVRKYGDQEGTVDEVLEWTKRSAARLAELDGSDERVELLTAEQSELQAQLKDLGSQVSAARKEAAARLGVAVSAELSGLAMPHATLTVEVHETTAGPFGADEIEFCFAANPGSPARPLQKAASGGELSRVMLALEVILSDTHPVPTLVFDEIDAGIGGRAAVEVGKRLARLAEKAQVIVVTHLPQVAAFADRHAVVLKSDDGSVTTSGLVALDDDARLKELSRMMAGLENSDAAQAHAEELLALAAERHTKSRKKKR, from the coding sequence ATGATTTCCGAGATCCGCATCACCGGGCTGGGCGTGATCGAGGACGCCACCTTGGAACTCGATCCCGGCTTCACCGCGGTCACCGGTGAGACCGGCGCCGGCAAGACGATGGTGGTCACCGGCGTGAACATGCTGCTCGGCGGCCGCGCCGACAGCGGCCTGGTCCGGCACGGCGTACGGCGTGCGCGGGTCGAGGGGCGGGCCCGCAACGTGCCGAAGTCGATCGTCCGGGAGGCCGAGGAGCGCGGCGGCGAGCTGGATGACGACGACGAGTTGCTGATCGCCCGCGAGCTGTCGTCCGAGGGCCGGTCCCGGGCCTTCCTGGGCGGCGCCTCCGTGCCGGTGTCGGTGCTCGCCGAGGTGTCCGGCGACCTGGTCGCGATCCACGGGCAGGCCGACCAGTGGCGGTTGCTGCAGCCCGCGCGGCAGCGGGAGACGCTGGACACGTTCGCAGGCAAGGCGGTGCTGGTGCCGCTGGGGGAGTACGCGTCGGCGTACAAGCGGCATCGCGAGGTGGAGGCCGAGCTGATCGAGCTGACCACCAGGCAGCGCGATCGCCTGGCCGAGGCGGATCTGCTGCGGTTCGGGCTGGACGAGATCGCGAAGGCCGAGCCGTTGCCGGGCGAGGACCGCGAGCTGGCGGCTGAGGAGGAGCGCCTCGCGTACGCCGACGGCCTCCGTACTGCGGCGACGACGGCCGGCGACGCGCTCGCCTCCGACGACCTCGATTCGAGCCGGCCGAACGACGTACTGGGCCTGCTCTCGCTGGCCAAGCAGGTGCTCGACGGCGAACGTGAGCACGACAACAAGCTCGCCGAACTGGCCGACCGGGCCGGCGAACTCGGCTATCTCGCGGCGGATCTGGCCGGCGAGCTCTCGTCGTACGCGGCCGATATCGACACCGATCCGGCCCGGCTGGCCGTGGTGAGTGAGCGGCGAAGTCTGCTGACCGGGCTGGTCCGCAAGTACGGCGATCAGGAGGGCACCGTCGACGAGGTGCTCGAATGGACCAAGCGATCCGCCGCCAGGCTGGCCGAGCTGGACGGCAGCGACGAGCGGGTCGAGTTGCTGACCGCCGAGCAGTCCGAACTGCAGGCGCAGCTGAAAGATCTCGGCAGCCAGGTCAGTGCGGCTCGCAAGGAAGCGGCCGCGCGGCTCGGGGTCGCGGTGTCGGCGGAGTTGAGCGGGCTGGCGATGCCGCACGCGACGCTGACCGTCGAGGTGCACGAGACGACGGCGGGACCGTTCGGTGCCGACGAGATCGAGTTCTGCTTCGCGGCGAACCCGGGCAGCCCGGCGCGCCCGCTGCAGAAGGCTGCCTCAGGCGGTGAGCTCTCCCGGGTCATGCTCGCGCTCGAGGTGATCCTGTCCGACACGCACCCGGTGCCGACGCTGGTCTTCGACGAGATCGACGCCGGGATCGGTGGACGGGCGGCGGTGGAGGTCGGCAAGCGGCTGGCCCGGCTGGCGGAGAAGGCGCAGGTGATCGTGGTGACGCACCTGCCCCAGGTGGCCGCGTTCGCCGACCGGCACGCGGTGGTGCTGAAGAGCGACGACGGCTCGGTCACCACCAGCGGCCTGGTCGCGCTCGACGACGACGCCCGGCTCAAGGAACTCTCCCGGATGATGGCCGGCCTGGAGAACTCCGACGCGGCCCAGGCGCACGCCGAGGAGTTGCTGGCGCTGGCGGCGGAGCGGCATACGAAATCACGCAAGAAGAAGCGCTGA
- the steA gene encoding putative cytokinetic ring protein SteA, with protein MKLPSLRRARPTELPGITGVVRLDRRTKNLTKRLKPGEIAVIDHVDLDRVSAEALVDCRVGAVLNVSDSISGRYPNLGPEILVEAGIPLVDGIGREVFSVLHEGERVRVHDGVLYRGEEVIAKGLSQDTQTVAEQMDDARAGLSTQLEAFTANTLEYLRRERDLLLDGVGVPAIHTPMDGKHVLIVVRGYDYREDLVALRPYIREYRPVLIGVDGGADALVENGYVPDLIVGDMDSVKDETLKCGAEVIVHAYRDGRAPGAERLERLGVDSIEFPATGTSEDVAMLLADSKGASLIVAVGTHNSLVEFLDKGRSGMASTFITRLRVGAKLVDAKGVGRLYRSRVSTFQVIALIVAGLFALGVAMVVIGADDVLWSIMKARWNDFVYWIRELFT; from the coding sequence ATGAAACTGCCCAGCCTGCGTCGAGCACGCCCCACTGAACTGCCCGGGATCACCGGAGTGGTCCGGCTGGATCGCCGTACCAAGAATCTCACCAAACGGCTGAAGCCGGGCGAGATCGCGGTGATCGACCATGTCGACCTGGACCGGGTCAGCGCGGAGGCCCTGGTGGACTGCCGGGTCGGCGCCGTCCTGAACGTGTCCGACTCGATCTCCGGCCGCTATCCGAACCTGGGACCCGAGATTCTGGTCGAGGCCGGGATCCCGCTGGTCGACGGGATCGGCCGCGAGGTGTTCTCGGTGCTGCACGAGGGCGAGCGGGTCCGCGTCCACGACGGCGTGCTGTACCGCGGCGAGGAAGTCATCGCCAAGGGGTTGTCGCAGGACACCCAGACGGTCGCCGAGCAGATGGACGACGCCCGGGCGGGCCTGTCGACCCAGCTCGAGGCGTTCACCGCGAACACGCTGGAGTACCTGCGCCGCGAGCGCGACCTGCTGCTCGACGGCGTCGGCGTACCGGCGATCCACACGCCGATGGACGGCAAGCACGTGCTGATCGTGGTCCGCGGGTACGACTATCGGGAGGACCTGGTCGCGCTGCGGCCGTACATCCGGGAGTACCGGCCGGTCCTGATCGGCGTCGACGGTGGCGCCGACGCGCTGGTCGAGAACGGGTACGTACCGGATCTGATCGTCGGCGACATGGACTCGGTCAAGGACGAGACGCTCAAGTGCGGCGCCGAGGTGATCGTGCACGCGTACCGCGACGGCCGCGCGCCGGGCGCGGAGCGGCTCGAGCGGCTCGGCGTGGACTCGATCGAGTTCCCGGCCACCGGCACCAGCGAGGACGTCGCGATGCTGCTGGCCGATTCCAAGGGTGCGTCGCTGATCGTCGCGGTCGGCACCCACAACTCGCTGGTGGAGTTCCTCGACAAGGGGCGCTCCGGGATGGCGAGCACCTTCATCACCCGGTTGCGGGTCGGTGCCAAGTTGGTGGACGCCAAGGGTGTCGGCCGGCTGTACCGCAGCAGGGTGTCTACCTTCCAGGTGATAGCGCTGATCGTGGCCGGGTTGTTCGCACTGGGCGTGGCGATGGTGGTCATCGGTGCCGACGACGTGCTCTGGTCGATCATGAAGGCGCGCTGGAACGACTTCGTTTACTGGATCCGGGAGCTGTTCACGTGA
- a CDS encoding copper transporter, which produces MIDFRYHIVSIVAIFFALGAGVVLGAGPLKGTGADVVQAQAKKDRAALEDARAELIQAQSLDKYRDDYVAKVTAGLTVGKLTGKRVCVVTMPSADGDLTNQVQDTIEAAGGQVTTRIALDSKLFDPGQRQLVEPLVNELVTADVTFPADSTTYQRAGMILARGVAAKEEGKLVDSEATKIISGLTGSKLLSLKPTPKDRCSLAVVVAADPPTPAPDNSSYNDAVDFAEGLDAGSAGVVVAGTPDTAQNGGLLKSLRGDADATKSLSSVDVANMPSGQATIVFALVEQAGGKAGQYGGVDAKNGVAPTAVQAKN; this is translated from the coding sequence GTGATCGACTTTCGCTACCACATCGTCTCGATCGTGGCGATCTTCTTCGCCCTGGGCGCCGGTGTGGTGCTCGGTGCCGGGCCGCTGAAGGGCACCGGCGCCGACGTCGTCCAGGCGCAGGCCAAGAAGGACCGGGCCGCGCTGGAGGACGCCCGCGCCGAGCTCATCCAGGCACAGTCGCTGGACAAGTACCGCGACGACTACGTCGCCAAGGTGACCGCCGGCCTGACCGTCGGCAAGCTGACCGGCAAGCGGGTCTGCGTCGTGACGATGCCCTCGGCCGACGGCGACCTGACGAACCAGGTGCAGGACACCATCGAGGCGGCCGGCGGCCAGGTGACCACCCGGATCGCGCTGGACAGCAAGCTGTTCGACCCGGGTCAGCGCCAGCTGGTCGAGCCGCTGGTCAACGAGCTCGTCACCGCCGACGTGACCTTCCCGGCCGACAGTACGACGTACCAGCGGGCCGGCATGATCCTGGCCCGCGGCGTCGCCGCGAAGGAAGAGGGCAAGCTGGTCGACTCCGAGGCGACCAAGATCATCAGTGGCCTGACCGGCTCGAAGCTGCTGTCGCTGAAGCCGACCCCGAAGGATCGCTGCAGCCTGGCCGTCGTGGTCGCCGCGGACCCGCCGACCCCGGCCCCGGACAACTCGTCGTACAACGACGCGGTGGACTTCGCCGAGGGACTGGATGCCGGTAGTGCGGGCGTCGTGGTCGCCGGGACGCCGGACACCGCGCAGAACGGTGGCCTGCTGAAGTCGCTGCGCGGTGACGCCGACGCGACCAAGAGCCTCTCCTCCGTCGATGTCGCGAACATGCCGAGCGGTCAGGCGACGATCGTGTTCGCCCTGGTCGAGCAGGCCGGCGGCAAGGCCGGGCAGTACGGCGGTGTCGACGCCAAGAACGGTGTCGCCCCGACCGCGGTCCAGGCCAAGAACTGA